In Candidatus Omnitrophota bacterium, one genomic interval encodes:
- a CDS encoding prepilin-type N-terminal cleavage/methylation domain-containing protein has translation MSRRRGVTLVELMVTVAVVGVVTAIGTGALISGRRGWQASENQIAIQRYARQGLQRMSKELKRASASTVVGVPADGSGHNSIQFQIAESFDSNSGNIVWSQPVRYVLGGADGEQLIRSQGGQTEILANYISSVTFARSNADPNLVAVTVQSRKTALNQRTEQINLSSEIRLRN, from the coding sequence ATGTCCCGGAGACGGGGAGTCACACTCGTAGAATTGATGGTGACTGTGGCGGTTGTAGGGGTTGTGACCGCAATCGGCACAGGTGCCTTGATCAGCGGCCGGCGCGGCTGGCAGGCCAGTGAAAACCAAATTGCGATCCAGCGCTACGCGCGACAGGGGCTCCAGCGGATGTCAAAGGAACTCAAACGTGCAAGCGCTTCGACGGTCGTAGGGGTTCCCGCGGATGGATCGGGCCATAATTCGATCCAGTTTCAAATTGCCGAGTCCTTTGATTCTAATAGCGGCAATATCGTGTGGTCCCAGCCGGTTCGGTATGTTTTGGGGGGAGCGGACGGCGAACAACTCATTAGAAGCCAAGGAGGACAGACGGAGATTTTGGCCAATTACATCAGCTCCGTGACCTTCGCCCGCTCCAATGCAGATCCCAATCTGGTGGCTGTCACGGTGCAATCGCGCAAGACGGCCTTGAACCAACGAACGGAGCAGATCAATCTTTCTTCAGAGATTCGCCTCCGGAACTAA